One Chryseobacterium indoltheticum DNA segment encodes these proteins:
- a CDS encoding methylmalonyl-CoA mutase family protein, with protein MSNSETFSSWENLVKKQLKTEDIYTILKKENLEGIDVKPFYNSVQKPMANLPKVEESTHLVATYHESLEDDVFAFLLNENVENLVEKTIFVNNKDLAEHISPQDEDQYFSLIDVFDENNAEINDQLVKELLAKAFKRNICVDVSLHQNAGAAIYQQLGIALAKTKELIEVYGSEIINKLIFRIAVGGNYFFEMAKIRAFKLVFNQLSKEYDLDDIPYIFAETSLRNKAISDNENNLIRSTLELASAMIGGADAVYSTNYLVEKSTDISEEISFKQQIVLAYESIINVFEDASNNSYYVEDITQQIADKSWAFFVETEENGGYLESLKQGIIQKNIYDHAVEEQKWVEEGKIKLIGVNLYPKLDVKKSVEELYSEKEIKAVRCAEMFE; from the coding sequence ATGTCAAACTCAGAAACTTTCTCAAGCTGGGAAAATCTTGTTAAAAAACAGCTTAAAACTGAAGATATCTACACGATTCTGAAAAAAGAAAATTTGGAAGGAATTGATGTAAAACCTTTCTATAATTCTGTTCAGAAGCCAATGGCAAACCTTCCGAAAGTGGAAGAAAGCACGCATTTGGTAGCAACATATCACGAAAGTCTTGAAGATGATGTTTTTGCATTTTTATTGAATGAAAATGTAGAAAATTTGGTAGAGAAAACGATTTTTGTTAACAATAAAGATTTAGCAGAACACATCAGTCCGCAAGATGAAGATCAGTATTTTTCTTTGATTGATGTTTTTGATGAAAACAATGCAGAGATTAATGATCAGCTGGTAAAAGAGCTTTTAGCAAAAGCTTTTAAAAGAAATATCTGCGTAGATGTTTCGCTTCATCAGAATGCCGGGGCTGCAATTTACCAACAATTGGGTATTGCGTTGGCCAAAACAAAAGAGTTAATCGAAGTTTACGGGTCAGAAATCATCAATAAACTCATTTTCAGAATTGCCGTTGGAGGAAATTATTTCTTTGAAATGGCTAAAATCCGTGCTTTTAAATTAGTTTTCAATCAATTGTCTAAAGAATATGATTTAGACGACATTCCATATATTTTTGCTGAAACTTCATTGAGAAACAAAGCAATTTCTGACAATGAAAATAATCTCATTCGCTCGACGTTAGAATTGGCTTCGGCAATGATTGGCGGGGCAGATGCAGTATACAGTACCAATTATTTGGTTGAAAAAAGTACAGATATTTCAGAAGAAATTTCTTTCAAACAACAGATTGTTTTGGCATACGAAAGTATTATCAATGTTTTTGAAGATGCCTCAAACAATAGCTATTATGTTGAAGATATTACCCAACAGATTGCGGATAAATCTTGGGCTTTCTTTGTTGAAACCGAAGAAAACGGAGGCTATCTTGAATCTTTAAAACAAGGGATTATTCAGAAAAATATTTACGATCATGCTGTTGAAGAGCAAAAGTGGGTAGAAGAAGGCAAAATAAAGCTGATTGGAGTAAATTTATATCCCAAGTTAGACGTTAAAAAGTCGGTAGAAGAACTGTACAGCGAAAAAGAAATAAAAGCTGTTCGTTGCGCTGAAATGTTTGAGTAA
- a CDS encoding FtsB family cell division protein codes for MAEKELIKDIKPKSEIYKFFQSYVLNKYILTIFLFLVWMVFFDKTSFLVIHELNGEINKYEDQLEYYKSEYEKNDTFYKKLMNNKSEKEKYARENYFMKKPNEEIFILVVDSANIAKK; via the coding sequence ATGGCAGAAAAAGAGCTCATTAAAGACATTAAACCAAAATCGGAAATCTATAAATTTTTTCAGAGTTATGTTTTAAACAAATATATTCTGACGATTTTCTTGTTTCTGGTGTGGATGGTTTTCTTTGATAAAACATCTTTTTTGGTAATCCATGAGCTCAATGGCGAGATTAATAAATACGAAGATCAGCTAGAATATTATAAATCAGAATACGAAAAGAATGATACATTCTACAAAAAACTGATGAATAATAAATCTGAAAAAGAAAAATACGCCAGAGAAAATTATTTTATGAAAAAACCCAACGAAGAAATTTTCATCCTCGTTGTAGACAGCGCCAATATTGCTAAAAAATAA
- the udk gene encoding uridine kinase: MLVIGIAGGTGSGKTTVVDKIIQQLDIEGMNILSQDNYYNDNHNLTLTEREALNYDHPKSIDFDLLIQHVKALKNNEAIEQPLYSFVTHGRTGDHVTVEPKNVLVVEGILVLTNKELLKEFDLKVFVHADSDERLIRRIKRDTQERGRDLNEVLHRYQTTLKPMHQEFIEPSKNEADLIIPNMRQNSVAIDFLTTVIKNSLRKH, translated from the coding sequence ATGCTTGTAATAGGAATTGCCGGAGGTACAGGATCGGGCAAAACTACCGTTGTTGATAAAATTATACAGCAACTTGACATTGAAGGAATGAATATTCTTTCTCAGGACAATTATTATAATGATAATCATAATCTTACGCTTACAGAAAGAGAAGCTTTGAACTATGATCACCCAAAATCCATCGATTTTGATCTATTGATTCAGCATGTGAAGGCTTTGAAAAACAACGAAGCAATCGAGCAGCCTCTTTACAGCTTTGTAACGCACGGCAGAACAGGCGATCATGTAACGGTTGAGCCGAAAAATGTTTTGGTAGTTGAGGGAATTCTTGTTTTAACGAACAAAGAATTACTAAAAGAATTTGATCTAAAAGTATTCGTTCATGCCGATTCAGACGAGAGACTGATCAGGCGAATCAAAAGAGATACGCAAGAAAGAGGAAGAGATCTGAATGAGGTTTTACATCGTTATCAGACTACCTTGAAGCCTATGCATCAGGAATTTATCGAACCGTCAAAAAACGAGGCCGATTTGATTATTCCAAATATGAGACAGAATTCTGTCGCGATTGATTTTTTAACAACAGTTATTAAAAATTCATTAAGAAAACACTAA
- a CDS encoding ATP-dependent Clp protease adaptor ClpS: MIFYNSIKDYEDPKRQYEEEVLVLDDTDEVYKLILHNDDIHTFDDVIEALIQICKHDPIQAEQCTMLVHFKGKCTVKTGSMDILKPMHEKLIARSLTSEIV; encoded by the coding sequence ATGATTTTTTATAACAGCATAAAAGATTATGAAGATCCGAAACGACAGTACGAAGAAGAAGTTCTGGTTTTGGATGATACTGATGAAGTGTACAAATTGATTTTGCACAATGACGATATTCATACTTTCGACGATGTGATCGAAGCGTTGATTCAAATTTGCAAACACGATCCGATACAGGCAGAGCAATGCACCATGTTGGTTCATTTTAAAGGCAAATGCACCGTAAAAACAGGCTCAATGGATATTCTGAAACCGATGCATGAAAAATTAATTGCAAGAAGCTTAACAAGCGAAATCGTATAA
- a CDS encoding hemolysin family protein produces MDSDIVRLLLALFLVLLNGFFVAAEFSIVKVRYSQIQLKAADGDSMAKQAEHIIKHLDEYLSATQLGITLASLALGWVGESAMHHVIDNIFHSLSINFSESTVTTISLVISFLIITVMHIVFGELIPKSIAIRKAEATTMATAVPLRVFYTIFKPFIWLMNLMSNGVLRLMKIHPASEQEIHSTEELQLLVKQSADSGEIEEENYEIIKNAFDFTDHSAKQIMVPRQNILSIDFTEDLNVIIDKIIESGYSRIPVYENSIDNIIGVFYTKEIIREFVKRKGNLSHDDLKSLMGEAFFVVGSKKISDLLKIFQQKKRHLAIVIDEFGGTEGIITLEDILEELVGEIQDEEDDEEKLVDKIAENTYWVKATQPLDEINESLPKKLTLSEESEYNTLAGFILHALEDIPEENQEFDLENYHFKILKMNNKSVEMVELVYIEPNIVDDILDKLDV; encoded by the coding sequence ATGGACTCGGACATAGTCAGGCTACTATTAGCTTTGTTTCTTGTATTATTAAATGGCTTTTTCGTAGCCGCAGAATTTTCAATTGTTAAAGTTCGTTACTCGCAAATTCAGCTTAAAGCTGCCGATGGTGATTCTATGGCAAAACAGGCAGAGCACATTATCAAGCATCTTGATGAGTATCTTTCTGCCACTCAGCTTGGTATTACATTAGCGTCACTTGCATTAGGTTGGGTTGGCGAAAGTGCAATGCATCATGTGATTGATAATATTTTTCATTCACTAAGCATAAATTTCAGTGAATCTACCGTAACTACAATCTCTCTTGTGATCAGCTTTTTGATCATTACTGTAATGCATATTGTTTTTGGTGAATTAATTCCGAAATCTATTGCGATACGAAAAGCAGAGGCAACTACGATGGCAACGGCTGTCCCTTTAAGAGTTTTTTACACCATTTTTAAACCATTTATTTGGTTGATGAATTTGATGTCTAATGGCGTATTAAGGCTAATGAAAATTCACCCTGCATCAGAACAGGAAATTCACTCGACAGAAGAGCTTCAGCTTTTGGTAAAACAAAGTGCCGACAGCGGTGAAATTGAGGAAGAGAACTACGAAATCATAAAAAATGCATTTGATTTTACCGATCATTCGGCAAAACAAATTATGGTTCCGAGACAAAATATACTTTCTATTGATTTTACAGAGGATCTTAATGTTATTATAGATAAAATTATTGAGAGCGGATATTCTAGAATTCCGGTTTACGAAAACTCAATCGACAATATCATCGGTGTATTTTATACAAAAGAAATCATCAGAGAATTTGTTAAAAGAAAAGGTAACCTCAGTCATGATGATTTGAAAAGCCTTATGGGAGAAGCTTTTTTCGTAGTCGGAAGCAAGAAAATTTCAGATCTTTTAAAGATTTTCCAACAGAAAAAAAGACATTTGGCTATTGTAATTGATGAATTTGGTGGTACCGAAGGGATTATTACATTAGAAGATATTTTGGAAGAATTGGTAGGTGAAATTCAGGATGAGGAAGATGACGAAGAAAAACTGGTTGATAAAATTGCTGAAAATACCTATTGGGTAAAAGCGACTCAGCCTTTGGATGAGATCAACGAATCGTTACCTAAAAAATTAACCCTTTCTGAGGAAAGTGAATACAATACATTGGCCGGATTCATTTTGCATGCTTTAGAAGATATTCCTGAAGAAAACCAGGAGTTTGATTTGGAAAATTATCATTTTAAGATATTGAAAATGAATAATAAAAGCGTCGAAATGGTTGAATTGGTATATATTGAACCCAATATAGTAGACGATATTTTAGATAAATTAGATGTTTAA
- the atpG gene encoding ATP synthase F1 subunit gamma codes for MANLKEIRGRISSISSTMQITRAMKMVSAAKLKKAQDAIVMLRPYSEKLQEIIQNVNSSSDPDQVSVYAQKREVKKVLFIAVTSNRGLAGAFNSSVVKELNQQFQNNAQYEVEVLTIGKKVYDAVRKNRAVFSNESAIFDNLSFDKVANITESVMSSFIEGKFDEVYLIYNRFINAATQEVITEQVLPISMVETEKEEGQAETDYIFEPNRNEILDNLIPKSIKTQVFKAVLDSVASEHGARMTAMHKATDNAQDLKNDLVIFYNKARQAAITNEILEIVSGAEALKNS; via the coding sequence ATGGCAAACTTAAAAGAAATACGAGGAAGAATCAGTTCAATTTCATCTACGATGCAAATTACACGTGCTATGAAAATGGTTTCGGCTGCGAAACTAAAAAAAGCACAAGATGCCATCGTAATGTTGAGACCTTATTCTGAAAAACTTCAGGAGATCATCCAGAATGTAAATTCTAGTTCAGATCCTGATCAGGTTTCTGTTTACGCTCAGAAGAGAGAAGTAAAAAAAGTACTATTTATTGCTGTAACTTCAAACAGAGGTTTGGCAGGTGCTTTTAACTCGTCTGTTGTAAAAGAATTAAACCAACAGTTTCAAAACAACGCTCAGTACGAAGTTGAAGTTCTTACCATTGGTAAAAAAGTTTATGATGCTGTAAGAAAAAACCGTGCAGTGTTTTCAAATGAAAGCGCAATTTTCGATAATCTTAGCTTTGATAAAGTAGCAAACATTACAGAAAGTGTGATGTCAAGCTTTATTGAAGGTAAATTTGATGAAGTTTATTTAATTTACAATAGATTTATCAACGCGGCAACTCAGGAAGTGATTACAGAACAAGTTCTTCCGATCTCAATGGTGGAAACTGAGAAAGAAGAAGGTCAGGCTGAAACTGATTATATTTTTGAACCTAATAGAAACGAAATTTTAGATAATTTAATTCCGAAATCTATTAAAACACAGGTTTTCAAGGCAGTTTTAGACTCTGTAGCTTCAGAACATGGTGCGAGAATGACGGCAATGCACAAAGCAACCGACAATGCTCAGGATCTGAAAAACGACTTGGTTATTTTCTACAACAAAGCAAGACAGGCTGCTATTACAAACGAGATCTTAGAAATCGTTTCAGGAGCAGAAGCTTTGAAAAATTCGTAA
- the atpA gene encoding F0F1 ATP synthase subunit alpha: MAEINPAEVSAILKQQLANFDTQSNVEEVGTVLTIGDGIARVYGLENVQYGELVKFASDVEGIVLNLEEDNVGVALLGESKLVREGDTVKRTNRISSIKVGEGMLGRVVDTLGNPIDGKGPITGDLYEMPLERKAPGVIYRQPVTEPLQTGIVAIDSMIPVGRGQRELIIGDRQTGKTTVAIDTIINQKEFFDAGQPVYCIYVAIGQKASTVAQIVKTLSDKGALAYTVIVAANASDPVPMQVYSAMAGASIGEFFRDSGRPALIIYDDLSKQAVAYRELSLLLRRPPGREAYPGDVFYLHSRLLERAAKVIADDTIASQMNDLPESLRPIVKGGGSLTALPIIETQAGDVSAYIPTNVISITDGQIFLESDLFNSGVRPAINVGISVSRVGGNAQIKSMKKVSGTLKLDQAQYKELEAFAKFGSDLDASTLAVISKGERNVELLKQPVNSPLPVDSQVAMIYAGTENLMRNVPIKKVKEFQIEYIEFLRSKHPETMAALKAGKIDNDITGVLKQAANDIAAKYN; this comes from the coding sequence ATGGCAGAAATAAATCCAGCAGAAGTATCTGCGATCTTAAAACAGCAATTGGCCAACTTCGACACTCAATCTAATGTTGAGGAAGTAGGTACAGTTCTTACCATCGGTGATGGTATCGCTCGTGTATACGGGTTAGAAAATGTACAATACGGCGAGTTGGTGAAATTTGCTAGTGATGTAGAAGGTATCGTACTAAACTTAGAAGAAGACAACGTAGGTGTTGCTCTTTTGGGTGAAAGTAAATTAGTAAGAGAAGGAGATACAGTAAAAAGAACAAACAGAATTTCTTCTATTAAAGTAGGAGAAGGGATGTTAGGTAGAGTAGTTGATACTCTTGGTAATCCAATCGATGGTAAAGGTCCTATCACAGGGGATTTATACGAAATGCCATTAGAAAGAAAAGCTCCGGGTGTTATCTACAGACAACCTGTAACTGAGCCTTTACAAACAGGTATCGTTGCAATCGACTCTATGATCCCTGTAGGAAGAGGTCAGAGAGAGCTTATCATTGGTGACAGACAGACAGGTAAAACTACTGTTGCTATTGATACAATTATCAACCAGAAAGAATTTTTTGATGCTGGTCAGCCAGTATATTGTATATATGTTGCAATCGGGCAAAAAGCTTCTACAGTAGCTCAGATTGTAAAAACGTTATCAGATAAAGGTGCTTTGGCTTATACAGTAATTGTTGCAGCTAACGCTTCAGACCCGGTTCCTATGCAGGTTTATTCTGCAATGGCAGGTGCATCTATCGGAGAATTCTTCAGAGACTCAGGTAGACCGGCTTTGATTATCTATGATGATTTATCTAAACAAGCGGTAGCATACCGTGAGCTTTCTCTACTATTGAGAAGACCACCGGGCCGTGAAGCTTATCCTGGAGACGTTTTCTATCTTCACTCAAGATTATTGGAAAGAGCTGCAAAAGTAATCGCTGATGATACTATTGCTAGCCAGATGAATGATTTACCTGAGTCTCTAAGACCAATCGTAAAGGGTGGTGGTTCATTAACGGCACTTCCGATCATCGAAACTCAGGCAGGTGACGTTTCTGCATATATCCCAACGAACGTAATCTCTATTACAGACGGACAGATTTTCTTGGAGTCAGACTTGTTCAACTCAGGGGTTCGTCCGGCAATCAACGTAGGTATTTCTGTATCTCGTGTTGGAGGTAATGCTCAGATCAAATCTATGAAAAAAGTTTCTGGTACTCTTAAATTAGACCAGGCTCAGTATAAAGAATTGGAAGCATTTGCTAAATTCGGTTCAGACCTTGATGCTTCTACTTTAGCTGTTATTTCTAAAGGTGAAAGAAACGTAGAGCTTTTGAAGCAGCCGGTAAATTCTCCACTTCCTGTAGATAGCCAGGTTGCTATGATCTATGCAGGTACAGAGAATTTAATGAGAAACGTTCCTATCAAGAAAGTAAAAGAATTCCAAATCGAGTACATCGAGTTCCTAAGATCTAAGCACCCTGAAACTATGGCTGCTCTTAAAGCTGGGAAAATCGATAACGATATTACTGGTGTTCTTAAGCAGGCTGCTAATGATATAGCTGCAAAATATAACTAA
- the atpH gene encoding ATP synthase F1 subunit delta has translation MLTSKVAKRYAQGLLDFTKESGQTDAVFAEMKDVVKLMSESKDLNKFFLTPYIDANKKTEVANEIFKSFSPVSQNLIRLIIKNGRESQLKNVAQQFINKVEDINGIQRITLTTATQLSNENIEQILKSTNLVNASANFDIKVNVNPAILGGYILRVGDQQIDASVKSQLNKIKKDFQLN, from the coding sequence ATGCTTACATCTAAAGTAGCCAAAAGATACGCACAGGGTTTACTAGATTTCACAAAAGAATCTGGGCAAACCGACGCTGTTTTTGCTGAAATGAAAGATGTGGTGAAGCTGATGTCTGAATCTAAAGATTTGAACAAATTTTTCCTGACACCTTACATCGACGCAAATAAGAAAACTGAGGTAGCAAACGAAATCTTTAAAAGCTTTTCGCCTGTTTCTCAGAATTTGATCAGACTGATCATCAAAAACGGAAGAGAAAGTCAGCTTAAAAATGTAGCACAGCAATTCATTAATAAAGTTGAAGACATCAACGGTATTCAGAGAATTACGCTGACGACTGCAACACAGCTTTCTAACGAAAATATTGAGCAGATTTTAAAATCTACAAACCTTGTTAATGCAAGTGCTAATTTTGACATTAAAGTAAATGTAAATCCTGCAATTTTGGGAGGTTATATTTTAAGAGTGGGAGATCAGCAGATAGATGCATCTGTAAAATCACAATTGAATAAGATTAAAAAAGACTTTCAATTGAATTAA
- a CDS encoding F0F1 ATP synthase subunit B: MDLLTPSIGNIFWTAVVFLLLVVLLKAFAWKPILSAVKTREDNIQDALNQAKLAKREMETLKADNERIMREAKIERDAILKEAREIKDRIVAEAKDAAKSEGDKLIEAAKQTINAEKNAAMADIKSQIGILSVNIAESILKQKLENSEAQNELVQNYLNKSNLN, from the coding sequence ATGGATTTATTAACCCCTTCAATTGGTAACATATTCTGGACAGCAGTAGTATTTTTATTATTGGTCGTTCTTCTTAAAGCTTTTGCTTGGAAACCAATTCTTTCTGCAGTGAAAACCAGAGAAGACAACATTCAGGATGCTCTTAATCAGGCTAAACTGGCTAAAAGAGAGATGGAAACTCTAAAAGCGGATAACGAAAGAATTATGCGTGAGGCTAAAATCGAAAGAGATGCTATCTTAAAAGAAGCTAGAGAAATTAAAGACAGAATCGTAGCTGAAGCTAAAGATGCGGCTAAGTCTGAAGGAGATAAATTAATCGAAGCAGCAAAACAAACCATCAATGCTGAGAAAAATGCTGCAATGGCAGACATCAAGTCTCAAATTGGTATTTTGTCTGTAAATATCGCAGAATCTATCCTGAAGCAAAAGCTTGAAAATAGCGAAGCTCAAAATGAGTTGGTTCAGAATTATTTAAATAAATCAAATCTTAACTAA
- the atpE gene encoding ATP synthase F0 subunit C, with protein MTGSIAAIGAGLAVIGVGLGIGKIGGSAMEGIARQPEQSGKIQTAMIIAAALIEGAGLFGIVVALLGK; from the coding sequence ATGACAGGTAGTATCGCAGCAATCGGAGCTGGTTTAGCAGTAATCGGAGTTGGATTAGGAATTGGTAAAATTGGTGGTAGCGCAATGGAAGGTATTGCAAGACAGCCAGAGCAATCAGGAAAAATCCAAACTGCAATGATTATCGCAGCAGCTCTTATCGAAGGTGCTGGTCTATTCGGTATCGTAGTAGCATTACTAGGTAAATAA
- the atpB gene encoding F0F1 ATP synthase subunit A has product MSFKKLLIALYLFVFCFSFAETHEGTAETAKEEAYNPVPFIMHHIADAHNWHLWGEGHNSVGISLPVILWDNGLKVFSSEKFGHEEEKVAEVDGNFYKVHHNKIYSTNAAGDLEMHEGHPTNNEPLDFSITKVVAQMLLAAVILLIIGFASAASYKKSQVPSGIAKFIEPLVVFVRDDIALQNIGSVRYRKYVPYLVTLFLFIWLLNILGLLPGAANTTGNIAFTMVLAVFTLLIVNLSGRKTYWMHMLDPLGKNMPFGGKILIYIILIPVELLGIITKPFALMIRLFANMTAGHIIIMSLISLIFIMKTYLITPVSLGLSLFIYVLEVLVAALQAYIFTMLTALFIGSAVEEPHHDH; this is encoded by the coding sequence ATGAGTTTTAAAAAACTGTTAATCGCCCTTTATCTTTTTGTCTTCTGCTTCTCGTTTGCAGAAACACATGAGGGTACTGCGGAAACTGCAAAAGAGGAAGCGTACAATCCTGTTCCATTTATTATGCACCATATCGCGGATGCACACAATTGGCATCTTTGGGGTGAAGGTCACAATTCTGTAGGAATTTCTTTACCTGTCATTCTTTGGGATAACGGTTTGAAAGTTTTCAGCTCTGAAAAATTCGGACATGAAGAAGAAAAAGTTGCTGAAGTAGATGGTAATTTCTACAAAGTGCATCACAACAAAATTTATTCTACAAATGCTGCAGGTGATCTAGAAATGCATGAGGGGCATCCAACAAATAATGAGCCTTTAGATTTCTCAATTACTAAAGTAGTTGCTCAAATGTTGTTAGCTGCTGTGATTTTATTAATCATCGGTTTTGCTTCAGCAGCAAGTTATAAAAAATCTCAGGTTCCTTCAGGAATCGCAAAATTCATCGAGCCGCTTGTGGTTTTTGTAAGAGACGATATTGCTTTACAAAACATCGGTTCTGTAAGATATAGAAAATATGTACCATATTTGGTTACTTTATTCCTATTTATATGGCTTCTTAATATTTTAGGTTTACTTCCTGGAGCTGCAAATACAACGGGTAACATTGCATTTACAATGGTTCTTGCAGTATTTACATTATTAATTGTAAACTTAAGCGGTAGAAAAACATATTGGATGCACATGTTGGATCCTTTGGGGAAAAACATGCCATTCGGTGGGAAAATTTTAATCTATATTATCCTTATTCCTGTAGAATTATTAGGAATTATCACTAAGCCTTTTGCATTGATGATTCGTCTATTTGCTAACATGACAGCAGGGCACATTATCATTATGAGTTTGATTTCTTTGATTTTTATCATGAAAACTTACTTAATCACACCGGTATCATTAGGTTTATCATTATTTATCTATGTATTGGAAGTGTTGGTAGCGGCTTTACAGGCTTATATCTTTACAATGTTGACAGCATTATTTATCGGGTCGGCTGTAGAAGAGCCTCACCACGATCATTAA
- the ffh gene encoding signal recognition particle protein, whose amino-acid sequence MFNSLQDKLDKALHNITGRGKITEINVAETVKEIRRALVDADVNYKVAKDLTKRVQDKALGQNVLTSLTPGQLMTKIVHDELVDLMGGSQEGINLSGKPSVILIAGLQGSGKTTFSGKLANYLKTKRTKKPLLVACDVYRPAAVDQLKVLGGQIGVPVYSEEGSLDPASIAQNAINFAKSNGHDIVIVDTAGRLAIDEQMMKEIKTVHSTIQPNETLFVVDSMTGQDAVNTAKAFNDTLNFDGVVLTKLDGDTRGGAALTIRSVVEKPIKFISTGEKMEALDLFYPERMADRILGMGDVVSLVERAQEQFDEEEAKKLHKKIAKNEFGFDDFLKQINQIKKMGNMKDLMGMIPGVGKAIKDVEISDDAFKHIEAIIHSMTPDERRRPSIINTQRKNRIAKGAGRKIEDVNALMKQFDQMGKMMKMMQGPQGKQMMQMMSKMPNMPGMGGMFGK is encoded by the coding sequence ATGTTTAATAGTTTACAGGATAAATTAGACAAGGCCCTTCATAATATTACCGGACGTGGAAAAATTACCGAGATCAACGTTGCGGAGACCGTAAAAGAAATTCGTAGAGCATTGGTAGATGCCGATGTTAACTATAAAGTTGCTAAAGATCTTACCAAAAGAGTTCAGGATAAAGCTTTAGGACAAAACGTTCTGACTTCGCTTACTCCGGGACAATTGATGACAAAAATTGTTCACGACGAGTTGGTAGATTTGATGGGAGGTTCTCAGGAAGGCATCAATCTTTCAGGAAAACCGTCTGTGATTTTGATTGCAGGTCTTCAAGGTTCAGGTAAAACTACTTTTTCCGGAAAGCTTGCTAATTATTTAAAAACTAAAAGAACTAAAAAGCCATTATTGGTTGCGTGTGACGTTTACCGTCCTGCAGCTGTTGATCAGCTGAAAGTTCTTGGCGGGCAGATCGGAGTGCCTGTTTATAGCGAAGAAGGTTCTTTGGATCCTGCAAGTATTGCTCAGAATGCTATTAATTTTGCTAAATCGAACGGTCATGATATTGTAATCGTCGATACAGCAGGTCGTCTTGCGATTGATGAGCAGATGATGAAGGAAATTAAAACCGTTCATTCTACAATTCAACCCAACGAAACTCTTTTCGTTGTAGATTCAATGACAGGTCAGGATGCGGTGAATACTGCAAAAGCCTTCAACGATACTTTGAATTTTGACGGAGTTGTTTTAACGAAGTTAGACGGTGATACTCGTGGTGGAGCTGCTTTAACGATTCGTTCGGTAGTTGAAAAACCAATCAAATTTATCTCTACAGGTGAGAAAATGGAAGCTTTAGATCTTTTCTACCCTGAAAGGATGGCCGACAGAATCTTAGGAATGGGAGACGTTGTTTCCTTAGTAGAAAGAGCTCAGGAGCAATTTGATGAAGAGGAAGCAAAAAAACTTCACAAAAAAATCGCTAAAAACGAATTTGGTTTTGATGACTTCTTAAAGCAGATCAATCAGATCAAAAAAATGGGTAATATGAAAGACTTGATGGGAATGATTCCTGGAGTTGGAAAAGCCATTAAAGACGTTGAAATCAGCGATGATGCATTCAAACATATCGAGGCGATTATTCATTCTATGACTCCGGATGAGAGAAGAAGACCTTCTATCATCAATACTCAGAGAAAAAACAGAATTGCAAAAGGTGCAGGAAGAAAAATTGAAGATGTAAACGCTTTGATGAAGCAGTTTGACCAAATGGGAAAAATGATGAAGATGATGCAGGGACCTCAAGGAAAACAAATGATGCAGATGATGAGCAAAATGCCAAATATGCCGGGAATGGGCGGAATGTTTGGAAAATAA
- a CDS encoding outer membrane beta-barrel protein: MKNIFLAGAIAVFGFSTAQINKGTVYLSGQISYAHEKDNNVNSRKNTVIIMPTAGFFVAPNLAVGAGVGYVNTKFTKDETINGEAGVFRFNNINEQSAFRIAPFVRKYWTLSEKLFFFAQLEVPIEFGREEFEAHSSFVGNFGNYAFNDNSGKTKFTTVGVNIKPGLDYFLNENWSVEATLGEFGYNNYKVNDTDYSKDTYNFGVNLASVGIGIKYVFAK; encoded by the coding sequence ATGAAAAATATATTTTTAGCAGGTGCGATTGCTGTTTTTGGGTTTTCGACTGCGCAAATCAATAAGGGAACGGTTTATCTTTCGGGGCAGATTTCTTATGCACATGAAAAAGATAATAATGTAAACAGTAGAAAAAATACCGTCATCATCATGCCGACTGCCGGATTTTTTGTTGCTCCAAATTTAGCGGTAGGAGCCGGAGTAGGATACGTTAATACTAAATTTACAAAAGACGAAACCATCAACGGGGAAGCTGGAGTTTTTAGATTTAATAACATCAATGAGCAGTCTGCATTTAGAATTGCGCCCTTTGTAAGAAAATACTGGACTTTATCTGAAAAATTATTTTTCTTCGCACAACTTGAAGTTCCGATCGAATTTGGGAGAGAAGAGTTTGAAGCACATTCTAGTTTTGTAGGCAATTTTGGAAACTATGCTTTTAATGATAATAGTGGTAAAACAAAATTCACAACGGTCGGCGTCAATATTAAGCCGGGATTAGATTACTTCCTTAATGAAAATTGGTCTGTTGAAGCTACTTTAGGAGAATTTGGATACAATAATTATAAAGTAAATGATACAGATTATTCAAAAGATACTTATAATTTCGGAGTAAATCTTGCTTCTGTCGGTATCGGTATTAAGTACGTTTTTGCGAAGTAA